In Callospermophilus lateralis isolate mCalLat2 chromosome 19, mCalLat2.hap1, whole genome shotgun sequence, the following are encoded in one genomic region:
- the Fzd9 gene encoding frizzled-9, with product MAVPPLRRALLLWQLLAAGGAALEIGRFDPERGRGPAPCQVVEIPMCRGIGYNLTRMPNMLGHTSQGEAAAELAEFAPLVQYGCHSHLRFFLCSLYAPMCTDQVSTPIPACRPMCEQARLRCAPIMEQFNFGWPDSLDCARLPTRNDPHALCMEAPENATAGPAEPHKGLGMLPVAPRPARPPGDAAPGPGAGGTCENPEKFQYVEKSRSCAPRCGPGVEVFWSRRDKDFALVWMAVWSALCFFSTAFTVLTFLLEPHRFQYPERPIIFLSMCYNVYSLAFLIRTVAGAQSVSCDQEAGALYVIQEGLENTGCTLVFLLLYYFGMASSLWWVVLTLTWFLAAGKKWGHEAIEAHGSYFHMAAWGLPALKTIIVLTLRKVAGDELTGLCYVASMDAAALTGFVLVPLSCYLVLGTSFLLTGFVALFHIRKIMKTGGTNTEKLEKLMVKIGVFSILYTVPATCVIVCYVYERLNLDFWRLRATEQPCSAATAPGGRRDCSLPGGSVPTVAVFMLKIFMSLVVGITSGVWVWSSKTFQTWQSLCHRKMAAGRARAKACRASGGYGRGTHCHYKTPTVVLHMTKTDPSLENPTHL from the coding sequence ATGGCCGTGCCGCCGCTCCGCCGGGCGCTGCTGCTGTGGCAGCTGCTGGCGGCGGGCGGCGCGGCTCTGGAGATCGGCCGCTTCGATCCGGAGCGCGGGCGCGGGCCGGCGCCGTGCCAGGTGGTGGAGATCCCCATGTGCCGCGGCATCGGCTACAACCTGACCCGCATGCCCAACATGCTGGGCCACACGTCGCAGGGCGAGGCGGCCGCCGAACTGGCGGAGTTCGCGCCGCTAGTGCAGTACGGCTGCCACAGCCACCTGCGCTTCTTCCTGTGCTCGCTCTACGCGCCCATGTGCACCGACCAGGTCTCGACGCCCATCCCCGCCTGCCGGCCCATGTGCGAGCAGGCGCGCCTGCGCTGCGCGCCCATCATGGAGCAGTTTAACTTCGGCTGGCCGGACTCGCTCGACTGCGCCCGGTTGCCCACGCGCAACGACCCTCACGCGCTCTGCATGGAGGCGCCCGAGAACGCCACGGCTGGCCCCGCTGAGCCCCACAAGGGTCTGGGGATGCTGCCTGTGGCGCCGCGGCCCGCGCGGCCCCCTGGCGACGCAGCCCCGGGCCCGGGCGCAGGAGGCACTTGCGAGAACCCAGAGAAGTTCCAGTATGTGGAGAAGAGCCGCTCGTGTGCGCCGCGCTGCGGGCCGGGCGTCGAGGTGTTCTGGTCACGGCGCGACAAGGACTTCGCGCTGGTTTGGATGGCCGTGTGGTCGGCTCTGTGCTTCTTCTCCACGGCCTTCACCGTGCTCACCTTCCTGCTGGAACCTCACCGCTTCCAGTACCCGGAGCGCCCCATCATCTTCCTCTCCATGTGCTACAACGtctactctctcgccttcctcatcCGCACAGTGGCGGGCGCCCAGAGCGTGTCCTGCGACCAGGAGGCCGGCGCGCTCTACGTGATCCAGGAAGGCTTGGAGAACACGGGCTGCACCCTAGTCTTCCTGCTGCTCTATTACTTTGGCATGGCCAGCTCGCTGTGGTGGGTGGTCCTGACGCTCACCTGGTTCCTGGCAGCTGGCAAGAAATGGGGCCATGAAGCCATTGAGGCCCATGGCAGCTACTTTCACATGGCTGCCTGGGGCCTGCCGGCCCTCAAGACCATCATTGTCCTCACGCTGCGCAAGGTGGCTGGGGATGAGCTGACAGGGCTCTGCTACGTGGCCAGCATGGATGCAGCAGCCCTCACGGGCTTCGTGCTGGTGCCCCTGTCCTGCTACCTGGTGCTAGGCACCAGCTTCCTCCTGACCGGCTTCGTGGCCCTCTTCCACATCCGCAAGATCATGAAGACCGGCGGCACCAACACGGAGAAGCTGGAGAAGCTCATGGTCAAGATCGGGGTCTTCTCCATCCTCTACACGGTGCCTGCCACCTGCGTCATCGTCTGCTATGTCTATGAACGCCTCAACCTGGACTTCTGGCGCCTCAGGGCCACAGAGCAGCCATGCTCGGCAGCCACTGCCCCTGGAGGCCGGAGGGACTGCTCTCTGCCAGGGGGCTCAGTGCCTACCGTGGCTGTCTTTATGCTCAAAATCTTCATGTCACTGGTGGTAGGCATCACCAGCGGCGTGTGGGTGTGGAGCTCCAAGACTTTCCAGACCTGGCAGAGCCTGTGCCACCGCAAGATGGCAGCTGGCCGGGCCCGAGCCAAGGCCTGTCGGGCCTCTGGGGGCTATGGCCGTGGCACCCACTGCCACTATAAGACCCCTACTGTGGTCTTGCACATGACTAAGACGGACCCCTCTCTGGAGAACCCCACACACCTCTAG